A window of Candidatus Polarisedimenticolia bacterium contains these coding sequences:
- a CDS encoding O-antigen ligase family protein, with protein MNASPGTAGVLPARSAALLAGVATALVLLALWITSAPLKLPIVAAVAAILFLATILRAEAGLIILILSMLLSPEISIGGGGGAGLEGTREVMLRTEDLLLLLVGFAWIARMAIHKDLGAIRRNTLNTCIFAYAACCLFSTLIGIEADRVRPMVGLCFVAKYLEYFIIFFITLNYVRGGDRFRRLLAAALITAALIAAYGWWQIPSGTRPSAPFEGREGEPNTLGGYLVLVFSVSCAIALTLPDGWRRWKRGCAALALFVIPPLLATLSRSSWIGLSASLATLMALSPARRRLFAAASLAAALLFFVHPASVEDRILYTFQGEDDSVQVGHVKLDPSASARLTSWGEALRAFVKHPVAGWGVTGYGFLDAQYFRLLVEIGAIGFTAFALLVGSAAALFYRVATGQADPLVRGLGLGMTAGLAGLLVHAVGTNTFMLIRVMEPFWLLTGLVVAASAPAQEA; from the coding sequence ATGAACGCCTCTCCGGGGACGGCCGGTGTCCTTCCGGCACGGAGTGCGGCCCTGCTCGCGGGGGTCGCGACGGCCCTCGTCCTTCTGGCGCTCTGGATCACCAGCGCGCCGCTGAAGCTTCCCATCGTGGCCGCGGTCGCGGCCATCCTGTTCCTGGCCACGATCCTGCGCGCCGAGGCGGGCCTGATCATCCTGATCCTCTCGATGCTGCTCTCCCCCGAAATCTCGATCGGGGGGGGCGGCGGCGCGGGCCTGGAAGGGACCCGCGAGGTCATGCTTCGAACGGAGGACCTGCTTCTCCTCCTGGTCGGCTTCGCCTGGATCGCCCGGATGGCGATCCACAAGGACCTCGGAGCCATCCGTCGCAACACTCTGAACACGTGCATCTTCGCCTACGCCGCCTGCTGCCTGTTCTCCACCCTGATCGGCATCGAGGCGGACCGCGTCCGGCCGATGGTCGGCCTGTGCTTCGTCGCCAAGTACCTCGAGTACTTCATCATCTTCTTCATCACGCTGAACTACGTGCGCGGCGGCGATCGATTCCGGCGCCTGCTCGCCGCCGCCCTGATCACCGCGGCCCTCATCGCCGCCTACGGCTGGTGGCAGATCCCCTCGGGGACCCGCCCGTCGGCGCCGTTCGAGGGCCGGGAAGGAGAACCGAACACCCTCGGCGGGTACCTGGTGCTGGTGTTCAGCGTGTCCTGCGCCATCGCCCTGACCCTGCCGGACGGGTGGAGGCGCTGGAAGCGAGGCTGCGCGGCGCTCGCCCTCTTCGTCATCCCGCCGCTTCTGGCGACCCTGTCGCGGAGCTCGTGGATCGGTCTGTCCGCTTCCCTGGCGACGCTCATGGCCCTGTCGCCGGCACGCCGGCGGCTGTTCGCGGCGGCGTCCCTGGCGGCGGCCCTGCTGTTCTTCGTCCATCCCGCGAGCGTCGAGGATCGCATCCTGTACACCTTTCAGGGAGAGGACGACTCGGTGCAGGTCGGCCACGTGAAGCTCGATCCCTCCGCCTCGGCCAGGCTGACGTCGTGGGGCGAGGCGCTGCGGGCCTTCGTGAAGCACCCCGTCGCGGGATGGGGCGTCACGGGATACGGGTTCCTCGACGCCCAGTACTTCCGCCTCCTGGTGGAGATCGGCGCCATCGGCTTCACCGCCTTCGCCCTCCTCGTCGGGAGCGCCGCGGCCCTGTTCTACCGGGTCGCCACGGGCCAGGCCGATCCCCTGGTGCGCGGGCTCGGCCTCGGGATGACCGCCGGACTCGCGGGTCTCCTGGTGCATGCCGTCGGCACCAACACCTTCATGCTGATCCGGGTGATGGAGCCGTTCTGGCTCCTGACCGGTCTCGTGGTGGCCGCCTCGGCGCCGGCGCAGGAGGCCTGA
- a CDS encoding polysaccharide biosynthesis tyrosine autokinase — protein MAAQYDLNLQDYLRILRRRWKIVAGCCLALGALTLIMTPRARPVYEANARVKWSRTDSVTGLFLEAFTWSPGDDLATQAQIITSKPVALKAAQRLGRIPVSATIETVLADPKMAAALDAMLATYTAKPIDNTSLIEIRSACPTAEEAVQFVNAVMQEYIIRHTFERNRQAIEAREFVERQVAEVSARLRAAEERLTRFKEANVGASMPDAKEIQFFQDEAGRTEARLSSMQQLVDLLDHPGDPGSSPELLLVDLPEEGLAGLRLELAKLEDRKRQILSFQKEDAPEVKSIKEQIDLLTARLRREAHSALGLARARKRDLDSKLARFPRAEQTLMELQREVAVNTEAYQMLMRKHQEALIKEADKVQELSVVEESTAAIPRHAPGRILRSLVGLIVGLLLGLVAAFLAETLDTSIGSIEDVEEYLGLPVIGVVPHIDPDSTRREILQRNPTLASDPNLEGLGALVTQFAPQSPAAEAFRSLRTNIEFSRIGKAGRTFLFTSASPSEGKSTTVANLGVAMAQMGMKTLVWDCDLRSPSLNRIFGVPREPGFTHVALGMNRLDDVLHRFSEVFLGRVDMQSMLTSAGLENLRILTAGALPPNPSELLASPLFTDFIVEVASRFDVILIDAPPILPVTDAVVLSTRVDGVVLVYQLGRIGRAVLKRAKTHLDNVHAAIRGIVLNDVKAEVSTYSPEMQYIYHRYAGKPVDAVPAVTEATGTRSGIRAAGGER, from the coding sequence ATGGCCGCCCAGTACGACCTGAACCTCCAGGACTACCTCCGCATCCTGCGCCGGCGCTGGAAGATCGTGGCGGGCTGCTGCCTGGCGCTGGGGGCCCTGACCCTGATCATGACGCCGCGGGCCCGGCCGGTGTACGAGGCGAACGCCCGCGTCAAGTGGAGCCGGACCGACAGCGTCACGGGGCTGTTCCTCGAGGCATTCACCTGGAGCCCGGGGGACGATCTCGCGACCCAGGCGCAGATCATCACCAGCAAGCCGGTCGCCCTGAAGGCGGCGCAGCGGCTCGGCCGCATCCCGGTGTCCGCGACGATCGAGACCGTCCTGGCCGACCCCAAGATGGCGGCGGCTCTCGACGCGATGCTCGCCACCTACACCGCCAAGCCGATCGACAACACGAGCCTGATCGAGATCCGGAGCGCCTGCCCGACCGCCGAGGAGGCGGTGCAGTTCGTCAATGCCGTCATGCAGGAATACATCATCCGCCACACCTTCGAGCGCAATCGCCAGGCGATCGAGGCGCGCGAGTTCGTGGAGCGCCAGGTCGCCGAAGTGAGCGCCCGCCTGCGCGCGGCCGAGGAGCGCCTGACACGATTCAAGGAGGCCAACGTCGGCGCCAGCATGCCGGACGCCAAGGAGATCCAGTTCTTCCAGGACGAAGCGGGCCGGACCGAGGCCCGGCTCTCGTCGATGCAGCAGCTCGTCGACCTCCTGGACCATCCCGGCGACCCCGGCTCGTCCCCCGAGCTCCTCCTGGTGGACCTGCCCGAGGAGGGGCTCGCGGGCCTCAGGCTGGAGCTCGCGAAGCTCGAGGATCGGAAGCGCCAGATCCTGTCCTTCCAGAAAGAGGACGCCCCCGAGGTGAAGTCGATCAAGGAGCAGATCGACCTGCTCACCGCCCGCCTGAGGCGCGAGGCGCACTCGGCGCTCGGCCTGGCGCGCGCCCGCAAGCGGGACCTGGATTCGAAGCTGGCGCGCTTCCCCCGCGCCGAGCAGACGCTGATGGAGCTGCAACGCGAGGTGGCGGTCAACACCGAGGCCTACCAGATGCTCATGCGCAAGCACCAGGAGGCGCTGATCAAGGAGGCCGACAAGGTGCAGGAGCTCAGCGTCGTCGAGGAGTCGACGGCCGCCATCCCGCGCCACGCCCCCGGCCGGATCCTGAGGTCCCTGGTGGGGCTTATTGTCGGTCTCCTCCTCGGGCTGGTCGCCGCCTTCCTGGCCGAGACCCTGGACACCTCCATCGGCAGCATCGAGGACGTCGAGGAGTATCTGGGACTGCCCGTGATCGGCGTCGTCCCGCACATCGACCCGGACTCCACGCGCCGCGAGATCCTGCAGCGCAACCCCACGCTGGCGTCCGATCCGAACCTGGAGGGCCTGGGCGCTCTGGTGACCCAGTTCGCTCCCCAGTCTCCGGCGGCCGAAGCGTTCCGATCGCTCCGGACCAACATCGAGTTCTCGCGCATCGGCAAGGCGGGCCGCACCTTCCTGTTCACCTCCGCGTCTCCCAGCGAGGGGAAGTCGACGACGGTGGCGAACCTGGGGGTCGCCATGGCCCAGATGGGGATGAAGACGCTGGTGTGGGACTGCGACCTGAGAAGCCCCTCGCTCAACCGCATCTTCGGGGTGCCCCGGGAGCCGGGATTCACGCACGTCGCGCTCGGCATGAACCGGCTGGACGACGTCCTGCACCGGTTCTCGGAGGTCTTCCTCGGGCGTGTCGACATGCAGTCGATGCTGACCTCGGCCGGTCTCGAAAACCTGCGCATCCTGACCGCCGGGGCGCTGCCCCCCAATCCGTCGGAGCTCCTGGCGTCCCCTTTGTTCACCGATTTCATCGTGGAGGTGGCCTCGCGTTTCGACGTCATCCTGATCGACGCGCCGCCGATCCTGCCGGTCACTGACGCGGTGGTGCTGTCGACGCGCGTCGACGGGGTCGTGCTCGTCTACCAGCTCGGGCGGATCGGTCGTGCCGTGCTGAAGCGCGCCAAGACCCACCTGGACAACGTCCATGCCGCCATTCGCGGCATCGTGCTGAACGACGTGAAGGCGGAGGTCAGCACGTACAGCCCCGAGATGCAGTACATCTACCATCGTTACGCGGGCAAGCCGGTCGACGCCGTGCCAGCCGTCACGGAGGCCACCGGGACGCGGTCCGGGATCCGAGCCGCCGGCGGCGAACGCTAG
- a CDS encoding lipopolysaccharide biosynthesis protein encodes MERTGRPDARGLDAHGEKTAAARGVAWGGIESATSALVGLVLTPFVVRACGIEGLGLWGASWSLAHTTHLLDLGVGASYSRFTSKAIAISDTAGLNRILGAGMGFHLGLGILLSAIALVCGPRALGLVVPGGPLAGQAATVFGCTLATVVLRTVLSGYRGVVAGAQRLDRLGRIGSTVSLLEGCGAALALSGGFGLRGMALNSLLAAGLASFLEATAAHRLVPGLRPVPFAAGRAEWRELLSFGMRIQIVRVSEILGAHLPRLLLAGASGFVAAGLYDLGAKIAGILQIAALPLPVIQPLAGRLDARGDDQSVRALVERATRYVALLAVPCLALVLLDAEAVLRAWTGRDIPQASATAARLLAAAAALSFMVSPLRLVLRGMGRPGPEARAALGGSLVHVGLAAGLAAPYGAPGVAAAALLGAALAAALLTRGALRIAPRLVRPTGLAVPAPVLAGLGGLLAGGALRLAVLGAHLPVATRTAALTRLLPEGIVLVSAAFLLAVWLRAFTRDDLAALAGALPGAGRAAGPRASGPAGPHAALGAAGRT; translated from the coding sequence ATGGAGCGCACGGGCCGTCCCGACGCTCGCGGACTCGACGCGCACGGCGAGAAGACCGCGGCCGCCAGGGGGGTCGCCTGGGGCGGGATCGAGTCGGCCACCTCGGCGCTCGTCGGGCTGGTCCTGACCCCCTTCGTCGTACGCGCCTGCGGGATCGAGGGGCTCGGGCTCTGGGGGGCGTCCTGGTCGCTCGCCCACACGACCCATCTCCTGGATCTCGGCGTCGGGGCGTCCTACAGCCGGTTCACGTCGAAGGCGATCGCGATCTCCGACACGGCCGGCCTCAACCGGATTCTGGGGGCCGGAATGGGATTCCACCTGGGCCTGGGGATCCTCCTGTCGGCGATCGCCCTGGTGTGCGGTCCGCGCGCCCTGGGGCTCGTCGTGCCCGGCGGACCCCTCGCGGGGCAGGCCGCCACCGTCTTCGGCTGCACGCTGGCCACCGTGGTGCTGCGCACGGTCCTCTCGGGCTACCGCGGCGTGGTCGCCGGGGCGCAGCGCCTGGACCGGCTCGGACGAATCGGATCGACCGTCTCTCTGCTGGAGGGGTGCGGCGCCGCCCTGGCGCTCTCTGGCGGCTTCGGGCTTCGTGGCATGGCGCTCAACTCGCTTCTGGCCGCCGGGCTGGCGTCGTTCCTCGAAGCGACGGCGGCGCACCGTCTCGTGCCGGGTCTGAGGCCCGTGCCGTTCGCGGCAGGGAGAGCCGAATGGCGGGAGCTCCTGTCGTTTGGCATGCGCATCCAGATCGTGCGCGTCTCGGAGATCCTCGGCGCGCACCTCCCCCGCCTTCTCCTGGCCGGAGCGTCCGGATTCGTCGCCGCGGGCCTCTACGATCTGGGCGCGAAGATCGCCGGGATCCTGCAGATCGCGGCCCTGCCCCTGCCTGTCATCCAGCCCCTGGCGGGGCGGCTCGATGCGCGCGGCGACGATCAGAGTGTCCGCGCCCTCGTCGAGCGTGCCACGCGTTACGTGGCGCTTCTGGCCGTCCCCTGTCTCGCATTGGTCCTGCTCGACGCCGAGGCGGTCCTCAGGGCCTGGACGGGACGCGACATTCCGCAGGCCTCGGCCACCGCGGCGCGATTGCTCGCCGCGGCCGCGGCCCTGAGCTTCATGGTGTCGCCGCTTCGTCTCGTCCTGCGGGGGATGGGCCGACCGGGACCCGAGGCCCGCGCCGCGCTCGGCGGGTCGCTCGTGCACGTCGGCCTGGCCGCGGGCCTGGCGGCCCCGTACGGGGCCCCCGGCGTGGCCGCCGCGGCGCTTCTCGGGGCGGCGCTGGCCGCGGCCCTGCTCACCCGGGGCGCGCTCCGGATCGCTCCACGTCTCGTTCGTCCCACCGGTCTCGCCGTCCCCGCTCCCGTCCTGGCCGGGCTCGGCGGCCTGCTCGCCGGCGGTGCGTTGCGCCTGGCCGTGCTGGGAGCGCACCTGCCGGTCGCGACGCGGACCGCGGCGCTGACGCGCCTCCTCCCAGAGGGGATCGTCCTCGTGTCCGCCGCGTTCCTGCTCGCGGTCTGGCTGCGGGCGTTCACGCGCGACGATCTCGCCGCGCTCGCCGGGGCGCTGCCCGGCGCCGGCCGCGCGGCCGGCCCGCGCGCCTCCGGGCCGGCGGGCCCGCACGCGGCGCTCGGCGCGGCGGGGCGAACATGA
- a CDS encoding SLBB domain-containing protein — MTAARGRGPGATPGGSLPEVEREAAPVLDALLLGGHAALVPVRGASMRPALVQGDVAVVSPFLGLPRPGQIVLARSSPDLLVVHRLVLVEMRAGRRVYRLQGDAEGGPDAGVLREDLLGRVTAVVRNGRRLPIDDPCFAPSPGARRLAAVRRARRMLRGAGIVILAILCLFGVVAAQEAPATGVAQEETIAPAADYLFGPGDVLSLRIWNGQKIDELKLTVQSDGEAFLPVMGIGALPVAGRTVVDLKKDIEKRFQAIYRETHVELLITKYAGHRVSLMGEVKTTARNDSGPGSWALEGPTRLVEFLSAHGGPSQDADVMRIQVIRPGSPRRELNLFRAVFQGNESDDPWLRHGDLVFVPSLSMGNRKVFVLGEVNQPGVVNIIDKMGLVEAISRSGGFSSKGYMKGVVVLKRGDGGQAEMKIANFKEMFKEGDLEADVPLAPGDIVFVPRRAIATLQEVMSIIAPALGIIESIYIIDNFQKD, encoded by the coding sequence ATGACCGCCGCACGCGGCCGCGGCCCCGGCGCAACGCCCGGAGGGTCCCTGCCCGAGGTCGAGCGCGAGGCCGCACCGGTCCTCGATGCGCTGCTCCTGGGGGGGCACGCGGCGCTGGTTCCGGTCAGGGGCGCGAGCATGCGACCGGCCCTCGTCCAGGGAGATGTGGCGGTGGTCTCCCCGTTCCTCGGCCTGCCTCGACCGGGGCAGATCGTCCTGGCGCGCTCCTCTCCGGATCTCCTCGTGGTGCACCGGCTGGTCCTCGTGGAGATGCGCGCCGGCCGTCGCGTCTACCGTCTCCAGGGGGACGCGGAGGGGGGACCCGACGCGGGGGTGCTTCGGGAGGACTTGCTCGGGCGCGTGACCGCGGTCGTGCGCAATGGACGCCGGTTGCCGATCGACGATCCCTGCTTCGCTCCTTCGCCCGGGGCGCGGCGCCTCGCCGCGGTCCGCCGCGCCCGCCGGATGCTGCGCGGCGCCGGCATCGTCATCCTGGCCATTCTCTGCCTGTTCGGTGTCGTGGCCGCGCAGGAGGCGCCCGCCACCGGGGTCGCGCAGGAGGAGACCATCGCCCCCGCCGCCGACTACCTGTTCGGACCGGGCGACGTCCTGAGCCTCCGGATCTGGAACGGACAGAAGATCGACGAGCTCAAGCTGACCGTGCAGAGCGACGGAGAGGCCTTCCTTCCGGTCATGGGAATCGGCGCGCTGCCGGTGGCCGGCCGCACCGTCGTCGACCTCAAGAAGGACATCGAGAAGCGCTTCCAGGCGATCTACAGGGAGACGCACGTCGAGCTCCTGATCACCAAGTACGCCGGCCACCGGGTGAGCCTGATGGGGGAGGTGAAGACCACCGCCAGAAACGACAGCGGCCCGGGCTCCTGGGCCCTCGAAGGCCCGACCCGCCTCGTGGAGTTCCTCTCGGCGCACGGCGGTCCCTCGCAGGACGCGGACGTGATGCGCATCCAGGTTATCCGGCCGGGGTCGCCGCGCCGCGAGCTGAACCTGTTTCGCGCCGTCTTTCAGGGAAACGAGAGCGACGATCCGTGGCTGCGCCACGGCGACCTCGTGTTCGTCCCGTCCCTCTCGATGGGCAACCGCAAGGTGTTCGTCCTCGGGGAAGTCAACCAGCCGGGGGTCGTGAACATCATCGACAAGATGGGCCTGGTCGAGGCGATCTCCCGCTCCGGAGGGTTCAGCTCCAAGGGGTACATGAAGGGGGTCGTGGTGCTGAAACGCGGCGACGGCGGCCAGGCGGAGATGAAGATCGCCAACTTCAAGGAGATGTTCAAGGAGGGGGACCTCGAGGCGGACGTGCCGCTGGCTCCGGGCGACATCGTGTTCGTGCCCCGCCGCGCCATCGCGACGCTCCAGGAGGTCATGTCGATCATCGCCCCCGCCCTCGGGATCATCGAGTCGATCTACATCATCGACAACTTCCAGAAGGACTGA